GTGTCATGGGCCCCACGGGCTCCAGACGATTAAGGAGCACATAAGCGGACCGCTCCAACGCTGGATCGTCATGGTAAAACGGGCGCAGTTGATAGCGAGAAAAGAGCATGAGCTCGTACTGCATCGACTTCAGCAAATCGCTGGATACTGTCATGGCGCTCCCTGTTTGCTCCGTTTCCATGACCCATTCTAGCGAAGCCTTGAATGAGACATATTTCATGTATGATGCAAAGCTTGTGTACTCTACAATAGAGTTAGTTAATTCAATCTTTCCGTTCGTACAGGAGCCCCATGACGCAAAGCCCCCCGGTAAAAGTTCCCAAATCACCTTCTCCACGCTTGGCCATCGTTGTACTGGCCTTCGTGGGAATTGTGGTTTCGCTGATGCAGACCCTGGTAGTCCCACTCATTCCACAACTACCTTTGTTGTTGAACACCACATCGGCAGATGCTTCCTGGATTATCACAGCCACCCTTCTGGCCGGGGCAGTCATCACCCCGATTGCTGGCCGGCTGGGAGATATTTTCGGCAAACGACGCATGCTGATGTTCTCCCTGATCTCCTTAGTAGTGGGCTCCGTGCTTTGCGCGTTGACAGATTCCATGGGTTTGATGCTCGTGGGACGAGTACTGCAGGGGCTGGCGATGGGTGCCATTCCGTTGGGTATCAGCATCCTTCGTGATGAACTGCCGCGGGAAAAGATTGGTGGCGCAGTTGCGACGATGAGCGCCACCATGGGGGTGGGCGGAGCAATTGGGCTTCCCGTTGCTGCGGTCATAGCCCAAAGCGCAGATTGGCATGCCCTGTTCTGGGCCTCCGCCGGACTTGGCATCATCGCTATAGTCATGGTCTTCGTAGTGTTGCCCGAGTCCACAATGCGCACACCTGCACGCTTTGACGGGGTCGGAGCAGCCGGCCTCGCTGCGGGTTTGATGGCCCTGCTTCTTCCCATTACCAAGGGTGCGGACTGGGGCTGGAGCAGCCTGCTGACGCTGGGCTTCTTTGGAGCTTCCGTTGTTATTCTGGTCCTATGGGGAGTTTTTGAGCTCCGTGTAAAGGAACCACTGGTGGACCTGCGCGTTTCGGCGCGTCCCCGCGTGCTGTTCACAAACCTCGCCTCAATTGCAGTGGGTTTCGCCATGTACGCCATGACGTTGTCCTTCCCGCAGTTGCTCATGGCGCCTTCCTCAACCGGATACGGGCTCGGCCTGTCTATGGTGCAGGCCGGCTTGGCACTGGCCCCCGGCGGCATTGTCATGATGGCGCTCTCGCCGGTATCCGCTCGCATAACAACCTGGCGAGGCCCAAAAACAACCCTGCTGATAGGTGGAGTGGTCATTGGGGCAGGTTACGTTCTGGCGTTCTTCCTCACCACAAATGTTTGGCAGGTAGTAACTGCGTCGATGGTGATCGGCGCCGGAATCGGACTCTCATACGCGGCTATGCCTGCGCTGATCATGAGTGCTGTGCCACAGACGGAAACTGGTGCGGCCAACGGGCTCAATTCCCTGATGCGTGCCGTA
This genomic window from Arthrobacter sp. TMP15 contains:
- a CDS encoding MFS transporter, translating into MTQSPPVKVPKSPSPRLAIVVLAFVGIVVSLMQTLVVPLIPQLPLLLNTTSADASWIITATLLAGAVITPIAGRLGDIFGKRRMLMFSLISLVVGSVLCALTDSMGLMLVGRVLQGLAMGAIPLGISILRDELPREKIGGAVATMSATMGVGGAIGLPVAAVIAQSADWHALFWASAGLGIIAIVMVFVVLPESTMRTPARFDGVGAAGLAAGLMALLLPITKGADWGWSSLLTLGFFGASVVILVLWGVFELRVKEPLVDLRVSARPRVLFTNLASIAVGFAMYAMTLSFPQLLMAPSSTGYGLGLSMVQAGLALAPGGIVMMALSPVSARITTWRGPKTTLLIGGVVIGAGYVLAFFLTTNVWQVVTASMVIGAGIGLSYAAMPALIMSAVPQTETGAANGLNSLMRAVGTSTSAAVMGVILANMTMTVGDLAVPTMEGFQLTFVAAAGAAAAAIVLASLIPRHRKAVPVNVHVSSEPARV